The region GGAGGTGATCGGCGAGAAGGCCGCCCTCTTCTATGACATAGACCGCGACCTCCTCAGCCTGACCGGCCCCGACGGCAAGACCGCCCCGGTCGAAATAAGGCCGGACGAGGCCTACAACGTCCGCCAGTGGCGCGTGGAGGAGGACTTCGTCCGCGCCGTGCGCGAGGGCGCGGAATACCACCCCGATTTCGACGACGGCGTCCGTTACATGCAGGTCGTGCAGGCCGTGGCGGACAGCGCGGAGTCGGGCGAGACCGTCGAACTGGAGGAGGCGGACTGACCCATGGACGACCGTCCCCCCATCCCCGAAAGCGCCGCCCCGGAGGATCCCCTGCGCCTCGCGGAACTGCGGAACGCCTTCCCGGAGGAACACGCCGGACCCTCCTCCGCCGATGAGGAGGCGAACTGGCGGCTCCTGGTGGAGGTGATGGCGGGGCGGGTGCTGGCCATGCTGCGGGACCGGCCCCAGAAGCTCTTCAGCGCCCTGTACATGCTCGATGTGCCGGAGCGGGCCTGCCGCGAGGCGCTGGCCGCCGGCACCCTGGAGGAGCAGGCGCGCACCCTGGCCGAGCTGATCCTGCTGCGGGAGGCGGAGAAGGAGGCCTCGCGCCGGCGCTACGCCCGGCAGGCGGACTGGGATGGAAACACGCCCCGGGAACTCCCCGGCGGATCTCCGGAATAGATGCGGGAGGGGACGCGGAGCACCTCCGCGCCCCGACAGGAGAACGGCATGACGGACACGCCTGCAGGGTCGCGCGTCATCAGGGAGCCTTTTCCCCCGGTGGCGGCAGCCCTGCGCGAAAACCCGGCGGACGGCGCCCTGCTGGCGCTGTTCGCGGGGGGGGAATGCCTGGTGGGACCGGACCCCGTGCGCGCCCAGGTGCCCCCGTTCTTCCTGGCCCTGACCCCGGTGACCAACGCCCAGTACCGGAAATTCATCGCCGCCACGGGCCACCGCCCCCCGGATCAGGGGGACTGGAGTTCGCCCATCTGGATCAGGGGCGAGTTCCCCCCGGAAATGGCGGACTGCCCCGTGGCCTGCGTGGGCTATCAGGACGCGGAGGCCTACTGCCAGTGGGCCGGCCTGCGGCTGCCCACCTCGCTGGAGTGGGAGGCGGCGGCGCGCGGCGTGGACGGCAGAACCTTTCCCTGGGGAAACGGGTGGGACCCCGAGAAGTGCTGGAACGCCGACAACGCCGACGGCTCCCCGCCCAGGGGCGTCTGGACCCGGCCGGAGGGGTGCAGCCCCTGGGGCATGTACAACATGGCGGGAAACATCTGGGAATGGACGGCCGACTGGCATGACATGGACCTGGAGGAGCGCTGGCGCGCGGGGGACTTCTCCCGCCCGGACCGGGGCGCCACCCGCATCGTCCGCGGGGGCTCTCGGCTCTGCCGGAAACCCGGCGACTTCGCCTGCGCCTCCCTGAGCCGGCGCGTGCCCGAGGACCGTTTTGACACCCTGGGGTTCCGCTGCGCCGCGGACCTCTGACCCGCGCCGCGGCGCATCCGGCGCGCCGCATGATTTATGATAGGGGAAAAGCGGCGCCCCGCCCCGGGGCGGAGCGCGAGGAGCAGCACATGCGTCACGACAAGATGGTCTCGGAGGTTCTCGGGCAGGAGGTGGCCCTGTCGCCCAGCGACCTGATGTCCGCCGAAATCCGCGGCACCCTCTTCGGGGGGTACGACAAGGCCGAGGTGGAGATGCTGCTGGAGCGGGCGGCCAACGCCCTGGAGCAGGCCCTGTCGGAGAACCGGCGGCTGCGCCAGCAGACGGAGGACCAGCGGGAGCAGCTCGTCCAGTACAAGGAGATGGAGGCCACCCTGCGGTCCGCCCTCATCAGCTCGCAGAAATACAGCGAGACGCTGGTGAACTCGGCCAAGGCCCAAGCGGACGCCCTCATCGAGGAGGCCCGCCTCATCAAGGCGCGCGCCCAGTCCCAGACCGCCGAGCTCCCCGGCATGCTGCGCGAGGAGATTTTGCAGCTCAAGAACCTGCGCGACCGCACCCGCCAGGACCTGGAGGCGATCCTCAAGACCCACGAGGCCATGCTCAAGCGTGTCACCCCGGCGGAGGCGAAGCTGGAGGCGGCGATACAGGAGGAGAACCGCAGCCATTTCATGGACCTGGGTGGGGACCATGAGACGGCGCCGCCGAAACCGCCCGCCGCCCCCCCCTTCCAGGCCGCCCCCGGCGAGGGCGCCGGGTCGAGCATTGACTTTGGCGGGGAGGACGAGCAGTCATGACGGCCCTCATCCTGTCCTGCGCCTTCCTGCTTGCAGCCCCCGAAAACGATGTGGATGCCTTCTTCCGGGAATTCGCCGCGAAACGCGACGGTATCGCCGCGCTTCAGGCCGCATTCACCCAGAAGACCATCCTGCCCGATGAAACGCTGGAGGCGAAGGGCACCATCCTTTTCGTCAAGCCCCGCCGCATCCTCTTCCGCACCGAGGATCCGGAGCGCGTGACCCTGGTGGACGACCTGCAGGGCTACGAGTATGACCCGGAAATCCGGCAGCTCCAGGTCTTCGACATCGAGGCCAACCCCCGCGCCGACATTTTTTTCCTGGGCTTCACCAACGACATCAACCGGCTCCGCGAGGCCTACGACCTCACCCTCTTCGACGTCGAGGGGGAGCCGAAGGGAAAGCACGGCATCCGCATCCGCCCGAAGGCCGACTCGGGGGACGAGGCCTATTTCGTCGAGGTGAACCTGTACCTCCGCGACAAGGATTTTCTGCCCCACCGCATCCATATCCAGAACGACGAGGAGGCGCAGGTGGTGATCGAGGTCGCCGAACCCGACACGGCGGTGCGGCCCGAACCGAAGCAGACCCAGATTTTCGTCGAGGAAAAAACGAAGATCGTCGAGAATGACCGGGTGCGCGAGGTGGTGGGCCCCGGAGGCCAGTGGATGCCGGACGCGATTCTCCTGCCGCCCGAAATCCAGACGGCCGCCCCGGCCCCCGCGCCGCCCACGGCGGAAGAAGCGAAGGCTCCGGAGGCCGCCGGGACGCCCGATGCGCCCGAGGAGGCCGCTCCCGCCCCGGCGGAGAAGCCGGAAGCCGCAAAGGCGGTGGAAGCCCCCGCGCCCCCCGCCGACACGGCGGACGAGGCCGCCCCGGCGAAACGCAACCCGAAGCAGATCGGTGGGAAGAAGGCCTCCCCGGACGCCGGAAAGGACCGCTGATGCGGGTGGTGCTGGCCAGCGCGTCCCCCCGCAGGAAAGCCCTGCTCGCCGCCCTCGGCATCCCCGTCGAGGTGCGCGTCAGCCACGCCCCCGAGGTGGACCACGGACACGACCCGGAGGCCGTTGTGACGGCGAACGCCCGCGCCAAGCGCGACGCCGTGCTGCCCGGCGTGGAAGGCGGCGCGGTGGTGGTGGCGGCGGACACGCTGGTCTTCCTGGACGGGGAGGTGCTCTCGAAACCCGCCGATCCCAGCGAGGCGCGGAACATGCTCCGGCGGCTGTCCGGGCGCACGCATGAGGTGGTCACCGGCCTGGCCGTGGCGAACACCGCCGCGGGCCGCGCCGCCGAGGGCAGCGAAACCACCCATGTGACATTCCGCGACCTGTCGGACGGCGAGATCGCCCGGTTTGTGGAGGTGGTGAATCCCGTGGACCGCGCGGGTGCCTACACCGTGGACGGGCCGGGCAGCCTGCTGGTGGCCCGCTACGGGGGCTGCTTCCAAAACGTGCTGGGCCTGCCCATCGTCCGGCTGGACCTGCTTCTGCGCGAGACCGGCGTCCAACTCTTCGACCTCATCCGCCCGGAACTCGCCCGTTTTCTTTAGGCGCAAGTCCGGACAGGGCCGGCGGAACGCCGGTGCTACGCAGTGCCCCCCAGACCCAATACCCTAAACCCTATCCCCTAAAGGGTTTCCCCCGTCTCCGCCGTGCGGTACTGCCCCTGCATGACCGGCTTGGGGTTCTTCCCGCAATAGACCTCGAAGAGGCGGTTGTCGCCGTCCGTGGCCGCTTTCAGGGACACCGAGCTTCCCATGAGGACCGGCCCCTTGAAGGCCACGTCCAGCCGCTGCGGCTTGTCCGCGGGCAGCGCGGGCAGCGTGGAGGCGCATTTCGCCAGGGACCACATGCCGTGGATGATGTCGCGCGGGAAGCCGAAGAGTTTCCCGAAGGTCCAGTGCAGGTGGATGGGGTTGTAGTCCCCCGTGATCTTCGCATAGCGGCGGCCCGTGCTGGCGGCCACCTTCCAGCCGGCCTCGAAGTTGGCCGATTCCAGGGCGCTGAAGCGGAGTTTGGGGCCGCCCTCCTGCGGCTCACCGAAGCGGCCGCGCACGATGTAGCCGCTGGCGCACTCCCACACCACCGACCCGCCTGCCTCGATCCGGGTGTTCACGTCAAACTCCAGCCCCGCCTTCACCGCGCGGCCCTCGCCGACCCAGCAATGGATGTCCAGCGCCTCGTCGGGCCGGATTTGCCGGTGCTGAAGGATGCTGTTCCGCGCATGGATGCCGCCCATCGGCGCCAGCGGAAAACCGGGGTCCGACAGCATCGCGAAATGCAGCGGCGCGGCCATGATATAGGGATAGGTCACCGGCACGCCGGCATCGGCGGAAAACCCGCACACGGCACAATAGGTCGCCAGCCGTGAAGCCTCCACGGGCGACCCTTTCCAGTCCGCCACGGTCTCCGGAAGCGCCTCGCCCGCGCGCAGTTTGTTCCCCCGCTTCGTGAACACACGCCAGTAAACGGCCCCCATGTTGGGACGTTCCTGAAAGACAAGCTTGACGGACATGGCACTATTCCTTCTTCTGATGCGTGGGCGCGGATTTATTGAAAATCCAAGAAACCGGGATTTGAATAGGATACCCTGCGGAGCCCCCCCGGGGCAACTCGGGTGCCTGACGCCTGATCGCCGGATAAGTTGTCGCATCCGTCAGCGACATTCCGAGAACGTGATCGCTTCCTTCGCTTCGCTCGTTCGCAATGACGGTGATTTCTGCGGTCATCGCGAGCCCCAGACCACCGTGGACGGGGAGACCGCCAATGAACACTGACGGCTGCGGGAGCGCCGGAAACGTAGACGCGCCTTCCAGGCGCGTTCTTTGGGTTAACGCATGACCCAAGAACGCGCCTGGAAGGCGCGTCTACATTGCGGGCGTTCTCGCCGACTTACTTCATTAGCAGGAGGCCGCCCTGCGGCCGACGCGGCGGCCTCTTGTCGGAATGGCTGCGGTCTGGCGCATCTCCCGGGGGAAGAGCCTCCTGTTTCGCATCCGGCGCTCGCACCCCGTGGCACCCCTTGACAACAAAAGAGCGCTCTGTTAGGGTGGTCCTGACAGGCAGGAAGATGGCCCCGGTTTTGGGGAACACCGAGGAACGGAACATGGCCGCTTGGACGGGGAAATCACGAGGGTTGTCGGCGGTCTTTCTCTGTGCGGCGGTACCCCTGCTGGTGTTGGCGCAGGCCCGTGCCGAGGAGAGCCCCCCGGCCCCTCCGGAAGCGCTCCCCGCCACGACGGAGGCGACCATGGACGCCCTCCGTGCCCAGGTCGTCCACCGGCCTCCCGGGACGGACTACTCCCCCCTGAAGGAACAGGCGCTGGTAGACCACTTGGCCTCGTTTGGCATGGACGCGGTTCCCGCGATTCTTGCACGGATCAAAGAAGAATATACCGGACAGATACTGCACCTGTACTGGTCCGCCCTCGGCCGGATTCCCGGCGAGGAGCTGGACCACATTCTGGTGGACATCTTTCTGAACGATGGGGGGCGGCGGGAGAAAGCGCTCAACACACTCGCATCCAGACGGGCACGGTTTGGCCCGCTTTCCTTTCCTCTGTCCGATGCGGCGATAAACCTGCTGGTGGACCGAATCAACACCCCCGAAAGGGTGTACTGTAGGTCGGCGGTCGTTTTGCTGGGCATGAGTGGCAGGAACGACCCCGGAAAACGTTTTCCCCCAATCCTCACCCGGTTCAAGGCGGACGTGCGATACGATGGGGAATACCCGAAAAACACTATGACCTATCTTTCCCCGCGAACCAGTGCCCTTGCTTGGTATCTTTCGGCGTTTCGAAGCATGGGCGAGACGGCCTGGCCGCCACTGCGCGAGGCCATTCAGGAGTCCCGCGTCCGCGGGGACGCGGAGGTGGAAAAATGGCTGTGCATGGCGGCGGGCTATGCCTGCGACCCGGAAGCGGCGGATGCGCTGAAACAGGTGGTGCTGCACGACCCCGACCGCTATGTGCGCCTGCTCGCTATCCGCGCCTACGCCAGGTCCGCCGGACAGCGGGCCGTGCCGGTGCTGGAGTCCCTTCTTGACGATCCCACGGTCGGGGAATACGACGACCATCCCTTTATGGAACCGTATTTGATCGTTGCCCAGACAGCCCGCGAAGAACTGTACAAGCTGGCCCACCCGGAAAAGTACGACAATGGTTGCCGAGGCGCGTCCGGAGGGGGCAAAGAATGACTCGCCCCTCTGGGCGGTGACTGAAGGGACAGGACCGGCGGTGAAGGTCAGTGCCTGCGGCGGGGGCCGCGGCCGGAGGCGCCGGGGCGCTTGCGGCGGGAGGGGTTGCGGCGGGGCTGTTCCTGTTCGGGGGGCTCGGGGTCGGGATGGAGGGCGGCCTGCCGCTCTTTGCTGCGGCGGACGAGGCGGTCCTGGGCCTCTTCGGCCACGTTAATGCTGCCGCAGCGGGGGCAGGCGGAGTGTTCGCCGGAGCCGGTGTCGAGGTAGAGGTAACGGCAGTAGGCGCAGCGCCAGAGGTCCTGCTTTTCGAGGACGCGGTAGGCGCGCTGGGTGCCTATCTCGGTCCACACCCACACGGCCACCGCCCCGAGAAGCAAGAGGATGCTGTAGAGGACGACGGCGGTGGTGAGGGAGATGGTGATCATGGCCGCCCCCCCGCCGGGGAGATGAACAGCACGCCCATCTGGTCGAGGCCCGCCTGCGCTTCGGGCAGGGGGGCGAAACGGTACTGCATGACGGCCTCGCGGACGGCCCCGCCCAGGGCCTCCCCGGCCAGGTCAGCGTTCCAGACGTTGAGCACGCGGCCCTCGGGGCTCACGGTGACGACCAGCTCCACGGGCCACCGGGCGTCGCGGGTGAGGCGCACATCCCACAGCCCCTTGACGGGGGGCGCGAAGAGGAGTTCGCGGTCGGCGGGGACGCCGTCCCAGACAACATAGCCCTCGTAGCCCTCGGCGGGGCGGTGGCGGGCGGCGATGGTTCTGGCGGCGGCGGGCGGGGCCTCCCCCGGAAAGGCCAGCCTGCGGAGG is a window of Candidatus Hydrogenedentota bacterium DNA encoding:
- a CDS encoding formylglycine-generating enzyme family protein, whose protein sequence is MTDTPAGSRVIREPFPPVAAALRENPADGALLALFAGGECLVGPDPVRAQVPPFFLALTPVTNAQYRKFIAATGHRPPDQGDWSSPIWIRGEFPPEMADCPVACVGYQDAEAYCQWAGLRLPTSLEWEAAARGVDGRTFPWGNGWDPEKCWNADNADGSPPRGVWTRPEGCSPWGMYNMAGNIWEWTADWHDMDLEERWRAGDFSRPDRGATRIVRGGSRLCRKPGDFACASLSRRVPEDRFDTLGFRCAADL
- a CDS encoding outer membrane lipoprotein carrier protein LolA, with the translated sequence MTALILSCAFLLAAPENDVDAFFREFAAKRDGIAALQAAFTQKTILPDETLEAKGTILFVKPRRILFRTEDPERVTLVDDLQGYEYDPEIRQLQVFDIEANPRADIFFLGFTNDINRLREAYDLTLFDVEGEPKGKHGIRIRPKADSGDEAYFVEVNLYLRDKDFLPHRIHIQNDEEAQVVIEVAEPDTAVRPEPKQTQIFVEEKTKIVENDRVREVVGPGGQWMPDAILLPPEIQTAAPAPAPPTAEEAKAPEAAGTPDAPEEAAPAPAEKPEAAKAVEAPAPPADTADEAAPAKRNPKQIGGKKASPDAGKDR
- the maf gene encoding septum formation protein Maf; amino-acid sequence: MRVVLASASPRRKALLAALGIPVEVRVSHAPEVDHGHDPEAVVTANARAKRDAVLPGVEGGAVVVAADTLVFLDGEVLSKPADPSEARNMLRRLSGRTHEVVTGLAVANTAAGRAAEGSETTHVTFRDLSDGEIARFVEVVNPVDRAGAYTVDGPGSLLVARYGGCFQNVLGLPIVRLDLLLRETGVQLFDLIRPELARFL
- a CDS encoding HEAT repeat domain-containing protein; translation: MDALRAQVVHRPPGTDYSPLKEQALVDHLASFGMDAVPAILARIKEEYTGQILHLYWSALGRIPGEELDHILVDIFLNDGGRREKALNTLASRRARFGPLSFPLSDAAINLLVDRINTPERVYCRSAVVLLGMSGRNDPGKRFPPILTRFKADVRYDGEYPKNTMTYLSPRTSALAWYLSAFRSMGETAWPPLREAIQESRVRGDAEVEKWLCMAAGYACDPEAADALKQVVLHDPDRYVRLLAIRAYARSAGQRAVPVLESLLDDPTVGEYDDHPFMEPYLIVAQTAREELYKLAHPEKYDNGCRGASGGGKE